A genomic region of Micropterus dolomieu isolate WLL.071019.BEF.003 ecotype Adirondacks unplaced genomic scaffold, ASM2129224v1 scaffold_65, whole genome shotgun sequence contains the following coding sequences:
- the LOC123967134 gene encoding uncharacterized protein LOC123967134 yields the protein MNQCEETEEGVPPSKSTLWGEHGSQTEAQSPEKQQRPDSPGPSCVSMKSDQSIIEPYNFKGGRHSDEDRVHQQRPDSPGPSCVSMKSDQSIIEPYNFRDGQHSAEERVHQQRPDSPGPSCVSMKSDQSIIEPYNFKGGRHSDEDRVHQQRPDSPGPSCVSMKSDQSIIEPYNFRDGQHSAEERVQRVPGGQSVQQHPTDLDSIFMHLEENILTFMKSELKKAQKVLSTNYPECLERHSEDKEAVDGEEKEQRRISREAFLKITLHFLRRMKQDELADRLQSRTVALVCRRKLKSHLQKKCQSVFEGIAKAGNPTLLNQIYTELYITEGGTAEVNEEHEVRQIETASRRPDRPETTIRQEDIFK from the exons ATGAATCAGTGTGAGGAGACGGAGGAGGgagtccctccctctaaaagcactctgtgGGGGGAACATGGCAGCCAGACTGAAGCTCAAAG cccagagaagcagcagagacCAGACTCTCCTggacccagctgtgtgtccatgaAGAGTGACCAGTCCATAATCGAACCTTATAACTTCAAAGGGGGACGGCACTCTGATGAAGACAG GGTTCATCAGCAGAGACCAGACTCTCCTggacccagctgtgtgtccatgaAGAGTGACCAGTCCATAATTGAACCTTATAACTTCAGAGATGGACAGCACTCTGCTGAAGAAAG GGTTCATCAGCAGAGACCAGACTCTCCTggacccagctgtgtgtccatgaAGAGTGACCAGTCCATAATCGAACCTTATAACTTCAAAGGGGGACGGCACTCTGATGAAGACAG GGTTCATCAGCAGAGACCAGACTCTCCTggacccagctgtgtgtccatgaAGAGTGACCAGTCCATAATTGAACCTTATAACTTCAGAGATGGACAGCACTCTGCTGAAGAAAG AGTCCAGAGGGTTCCTGGTGGTCAGTCTGTCCAGCAGCATCCTACAGACCTGGACTCCATATTTATG catctggaggaaaacattttaacttttatgAAGAGCGAGTTGAAGAAGGCCCAGAAGGTTCTGAGTACAAATTACCCAGAATGCTTGGAGAGACACAGTGAGGATAAAGAGGCGGTGGACGGTGAGGAGAAAGAGCAGAGGAGAATCAGCAGAGAGGCATTTCTGAAGATCACACTGCACTTCCTGAGGAGAATGAAGCAGGATGAGCTGGCTGATCGTCTGCAGAGCA gaaCTGTTGCTCTAGTTTGTCGACGTAAACTCAAGTCTCACCTACAGAAGAAGTGTCAGTCTGTGTTTGAGGGGATTGCTAAAGCAGGAAACCCAACCCTTCTGAATCAGATCTAcacagagctctacatcacagagggagggactgcagaggtcaatgaagaacatgaggtcagacagattgaaacagcatccaggagaccagacagaccagaaacaaccatcaggcaagaagacatctttaaa